One part of the Thermanaeromonas sp. C210 genome encodes these proteins:
- the nrfD gene encoding NrfD/PsrC family molybdoenzyme membrane anchor subunit: protein MRRENSVLIAAIFLLVVSLGAWGYQLARGLIVTHMRNPFSWGLYIATFAFFVGIAAGGMIISSSVYLFNVRHLKPFCRISSLCAFASILAAGAIILPDLGRVERIYNLLLHPNFRSPLIWDLIVVGTYLLLTFLSIYFQLLPDWKKEGHGLLVAWTQRLSLDQVEEISRKWSRRISLVGLPVAVLIHTVTAWIFATQASRNWWNSALLAPDFIAKAVASGTGLVLVVSLLVVGREGFDRHRAAFHSLAHITAGALMVHFFFTANELLVRWWWGSPEELSPLHLLFGRYGWLYFLELALPAFTMVYFLTARGKATRTSLLLGSLVVFPGILANRLLLMPAAYNLFPLHLSLPGVEVEGWNYPIALGEFRPDGTIFVDFWSYVPSAVEVAVTLLPFGLVLLTISLMLRWGNFWPEGKAST, encoded by the coding sequence GAGAAGGGAAAACAGCGTCCTTATCGCGGCCATCTTCCTTTTGGTAGTTAGCCTGGGAGCCTGGGGTTATCAGCTTGCCCGGGGGTTAATCGTTACCCATATGCGCAATCCCTTTAGCTGGGGCCTCTATATAGCCACCTTTGCCTTCTTCGTAGGCATTGCCGCCGGCGGCATGATCATTTCCTCCTCGGTCTACCTCTTCAATGTCCGGCACCTAAAGCCCTTTTGCCGCATATCCTCTTTATGCGCCTTTGCCAGTATTCTGGCCGCCGGAGCCATCATCCTCCCCGACCTGGGACGGGTGGAGCGGATCTATAACCTGCTCCTGCACCCCAACTTCCGCTCTCCGTTGATATGGGACTTAATAGTAGTCGGCACTTATTTACTGCTGACCTTCCTGAGCATCTATTTCCAGCTCCTGCCCGATTGGAAAAAAGAAGGACACGGCCTTCTAGTCGCCTGGACCCAGAGGTTATCCCTTGATCAAGTAGAAGAGATTTCCCGGAAATGGTCTCGGAGGATATCCCTGGTGGGTCTTCCGGTGGCCGTCCTCATTCATACGGTGACCGCCTGGATTTTTGCCACCCAGGCCTCCCGCAACTGGTGGAACTCGGCCCTGCTGGCGCCGGATTTCATAGCCAAGGCCGTGGCCTCGGGAACAGGCCTGGTGCTGGTGGTTTCCCTCCTGGTGGTAGGGAGGGAGGGCTTCGACCGGCACCGGGCAGCCTTTCACAGCCTGGCCCACATCACGGCCGGCGCCCTGATGGTCCATTTCTTCTTTACGGCCAACGAACTGCTGGTGCGCTGGTGGTGGGGTTCACCCGAGGAGCTAAGTCCCCTTCACCTCCTTTTCGGCCGGTACGGGTGGCTGTATTTCCTGGAACTGGCCCTTCCGGCCTTCACCATGGTATATTTCCTCACGGCCCGCGGGAAGGCAACCCGGACCTCCCTTCTCCTGGGGAGCCTCGTGGTCTTCCCCGGCATCTTAGCCAACCGCCTTCTGTTAATGCCCGCCGCCTACAACCTCTTCCCCCTGCACCTATCCCTGCCGGGAGTGGAGGTGGAAGGGTGGAACTACCCCATCGCCCTGGGAGAATTCAGGCCGGACGGGACCATATTTGTCGACTTCTGGTCGTACGTCCCTTCTGCCGTGGAAGTGGCCGTTACCCTTTTACCCTTCGGCCTGGTCCTGCTGACCATCTCCCTCATGCTGCGGTGGGGCAACTTCTGGCCCGAAGGCAAAGCCTCAACCTAA
- the hflX gene encoding GTPase HflX: MKRGILCYLAQEEKDEEISYNLAELTELARNIDIEIRGCLLQHRRPDPNYLLGEGKVQELKERVEEENIEAVIFNLELSPRQILRLEEKLDKAEIWDRTQVILEIFRRRAHSREGKIQVELARLTYLYPRMLGLGEVLSRLGGGIGTRGPGETKLEVLRRSVRRRIYHLSRELEEIRRNREALRRRRVKNAVPVVALVGYTNAGKSTLLNALSLSGNKVLAEDRLFATLDPVSRRIRLPSGRQVLLTDTVGFIQHMPARLKEAFKATLEELASADLLLHVIDLTSPYMERQVAAVEGILQELDLAHRPLLKVYNKADKFTGMLPLDGLAISALHGTNLPVLLRRLEEELFPLKEATLWVPFTHLAELARARDRVEVVKERYMPQGVEVLLRGRPQDLEVLQARVKGEGEKRNS, from the coding sequence GTGAAAAGGGGCATTCTTTGCTACCTGGCCCAGGAAGAAAAGGATGAGGAGATTTCTTACAACCTGGCGGAGCTGACGGAACTTGCCCGAAACATAGATATAGAAATTAGAGGCTGTTTGCTTCAACACCGACGCCCGGACCCCAATTACCTTTTGGGAGAGGGCAAAGTTCAGGAACTGAAGGAAAGGGTGGAAGAAGAAAACATAGAAGCTGTCATTTTCAACCTGGAACTTTCTCCCCGCCAGATCTTAAGGCTTGAAGAGAAGCTAGACAAAGCAGAGATATGGGACCGTACCCAGGTAATCCTGGAAATCTTCCGCCGGCGGGCCCATTCCCGGGAGGGGAAGATCCAAGTAGAGCTTGCCCGCCTTACTTATCTTTATCCACGTATGCTGGGCCTGGGAGAAGTCCTTTCCCGCCTGGGAGGAGGCATCGGAACCCGGGGCCCCGGAGAAACTAAACTTGAAGTGCTCCGCCGTTCCGTCCGCCGGCGTATATATCACCTAAGCCGGGAACTGGAAGAAATACGCCGCAACCGCGAGGCCTTGCGCCGGCGCCGGGTTAAAAACGCCGTCCCCGTAGTGGCTCTAGTAGGTTATACCAATGCGGGGAAGTCCACCCTCCTCAACGCCCTCTCTTTAAGCGGAAATAAGGTCCTGGCCGAAGACCGCCTCTTCGCCACCCTCGACCCCGTTAGCAGGCGCATCCGGCTACCTTCCGGACGCCAGGTATTACTTACCGATACCGTTGGTTTCATCCAGCACATGCCGGCCAGGCTAAAAGAAGCTTTTAAAGCCACCTTAGAAGAACTAGCCTCTGCCGATCTCCTGCTCCATGTTATTGATCTGACCAGCCCTTACATGGAACGCCAGGTGGCGGCGGTAGAGGGCATATTACAGGAACTGGACCTGGCCCATCGTCCCCTCCTTAAAGTTTACAACAAAGCAGATAAGTTCACGGGTATGCTCCCCCTGGATGGCCTGGCCATCTCGGCCCTCCACGGCACCAACCTTCCGGTCCTTTTGAGGCGCCTGGAAGAAGAACTCTTCCCTCTAAAGGAAGCCACCCTCTGGGTACCCTTTACCCACCTCGCGGAACTGGCCAGGGCCAGGGATAGGGTAGAAGTGGTGAAGGAAAGATATATGCCCCAAGGAGTAGAGGTCCTCTTGCGGGGCCGCCCGCAAGACCTAGAAGTTTTACAGGCCCGTGTTAAGGGTGAGGGAGAAAAACGCAATAGCTAA
- a CDS encoding type II toxin-antitoxin system HicB family antitoxin, translating into MKLPVILTKGEDGFIIAECPVLPGCLSQGKTREEALANIREAIELYLETGEAPQLPPAFEVAEVEVAI; encoded by the coding sequence ATGAAACTACCCGTAATCTTAACCAAGGGCGAGGACGGCTTTATCATAGCCGAATGCCCGGTACTGCCTGGGTGTTTATCCCAGGGGAAGACGCGAGAAGAGGCCCTGGCAAACATTCGGGAGGCGATTGAGCTGTATCTTGAAACCGGAGAGGCACCACAGCTTCCCCCAGCCTTTGAGGTTGCCGAAGTGGAGGTCGCTATATAA
- a CDS encoding type II toxin-antitoxin system HicA family toxin: MLGGEEAVRAFEKAGWRVARQKGSHVSMVQRGTPVILTIPLHRELDRGLLRALIRKAGLTVEEFTALLG; this comes from the coding sequence GTGCTCGGGGGGGAAGAGGCCGTCAGGGCCTTTGAGAAGGCCGGATGGCGTGTAGCAAGGCAAAAGGGAAGCCACGTGAGCATGGTCCAGCGGGGCACGCCCGTAATATTGACCATACCCCTCCATAGGGAGTTGGACCGGGGCCTCTTGCGGGCGCTGATACGCAAAGCCGGCCTCACTGTAGAGGAATTTACTGCGCTCCTGGGGTAG
- a CDS encoding DUF3786 domain-containing protein produces MDRMPYNLNVTLELARERLRDLSPEEIAARKNVRWQEDTGEIHCPSLESVYRVRYPGGQVYGEGGGEVDTRCQVLILHYLASSGTSLQGRWISFKELPGGSLYQQPFYSRSVLPLVKTFGFDLEKFLAAGRALGGERATVGHAGMILYPFPLVPVCISLWAGDEEVPPNGTILFDGSAAEHLATEDYAVLAELLVRRLKAAAAG; encoded by the coding sequence ATGGACAGAATGCCCTACAATTTAAACGTCACCCTGGAACTGGCCCGGGAGCGGCTCCGGGACCTTTCGCCCGAAGAAATAGCGGCCAGAAAAAACGTACGCTGGCAGGAGGACACCGGCGAAATACACTGTCCCTCCCTGGAATCCGTCTACCGCGTCCGGTACCCCGGCGGGCAGGTCTACGGAGAGGGAGGCGGGGAGGTAGACACCCGCTGCCAGGTTCTGATCCTCCACTATCTTGCCAGCAGCGGAACCTCCCTCCAGGGCCGGTGGATTTCCTTCAAGGAGCTTCCCGGCGGCTCCCTGTACCAGCAGCCCTTCTATTCCCGGTCCGTACTGCCCTTGGTGAAAACCTTCGGCTTCGACCTAGAGAAGTTCCTCGCCGCCGGCCGGGCCCTGGGGGGAGAAAGAGCTACCGTAGGGCACGCGGGGATGATTCTTTACCCCTTTCCCCTGGTACCGGTATGTATCTCCCTGTGGGCCGGCGACGAAGAAGTGCCTCCCAACGGGACCATCCTTTTCGACGGTTCGGCGGCCGAGCACCTGGCCACCGAAGATTACGCCGTCCTCGCCGAGCTCCTGGTGCGCCGCTTGAAAGCTGCGGCGGCGGGATAA
- a CDS encoding quinate 5-dehydrogenase, whose translation MLRVVSVSLGTPRRNYRYRLDLRGTPVLVERLGCGGDLNEAGRLLESLEGKAAALGLGGANFFYQVREYRVPCPAGQYLKQRVKGTPLVDGSGWKEAVDPWSVAALQEEGIKLAGRTALVVSVLDRSWLAYALAEAGCRVLAGDPAFALKLPVSLSLPSFAAIARCTLPLLARIPLKYLYPLGSRQEAPGRGRAFLYREADIIAGNWHFIRSHLPPTLKGKIVIAAGTTAEDRRLLQQLGARYLVTTSPLWGETAPSANMLEAVLVALGATRKDAYAALARELGWRPRVLKLN comes from the coding sequence ATGCTCCGGGTGGTAAGCGTCAGCCTGGGCACTCCCCGGCGAAATTACCGCTACCGGCTGGACCTCCGGGGCACTCCCGTTCTGGTGGAGCGCCTGGGCTGCGGAGGCGACCTCAACGAAGCCGGCCGGCTCCTGGAATCCCTGGAAGGGAAGGCGGCCGCCCTGGGGCTGGGGGGCGCCAACTTCTTCTACCAGGTGAGAGAATACCGCGTGCCGTGCCCGGCGGGCCAGTACTTAAAGCAGCGGGTTAAAGGCACGCCCCTGGTGGACGGTTCCGGCTGGAAGGAAGCCGTGGATCCCTGGAGCGTAGCGGCCCTGCAGGAAGAAGGAATAAAGCTGGCCGGCCGGACGGCCCTGGTGGTTTCGGTTTTAGACCGCAGCTGGCTCGCCTATGCCCTGGCCGAGGCCGGGTGCCGCGTGCTGGCCGGCGACCCGGCCTTCGCCTTAAAGCTGCCCGTAAGCCTGTCCCTGCCTTCCTTTGCGGCCATAGCCCGCTGCACTCTACCCCTGCTGGCCCGCATCCCCCTTAAATACCTCTATCCCCTGGGCTCCCGTCAGGAGGCCCCCGGTCGGGGCCGGGCCTTCCTTTACCGGGAGGCGGACATCATTGCCGGCAACTGGCATTTCATCCGCAGCCACCTGCCTCCCACTTTAAAGGGGAAAATCGTCATCGCCGCCGGCACCACCGCCGAAGACCGCCGGCTCCTGCAGCAGCTGGGAGCCCGCTACCTGGTAACCACCTCACCCCTGTGGGGGGAGACGGCCCCCTCAGCCAACATGCTGGAAGCCGTGCTGGTGGCCCTGGGGGCGACGAGGAAGGACGCCTACGCCGCCCTGGCACGCGAGCTGGGCTGGAGGCCCCGGGTCCTCAAGTTGAATTGA
- a CDS encoding tetratricopeptide repeat protein: MRVKIGDFFFERSYLEDGSRFLEYLGRVRKNPRDLEAHLALGVIHDYHGRPAQAIGHYWSALQLDPTDPFARERLKDLLAHLQNLISMAVR; this comes from the coding sequence GTGAGGGTAAAGATCGGGGACTTCTTCTTCGAGCGGAGCTACTTGGAAGACGGCTCCCGCTTTCTGGAATACTTAGGACGGGTGCGGAAAAACCCGCGGGACCTCGAAGCCCACCTGGCTTTGGGAGTGATCCACGATTATCACGGCCGGCCTGCCCAGGCGATAGGCCACTATTGGTCCGCCCTCCAGCTGGATCCCACCGACCCCTTTGCCCGGGAGCGCCTCAAAGACCTGCTGGCCCACCTCCAAAACCTGATCAGTATGGCAGTCCGGTGA
- the thiL gene encoding thiamine-phosphate kinase, which yields MRRPFSYGNIGGEVCQKERALSLRLKDLGEFGLIQRIQEGCLVKPERVLQGIGDDAAVLHAGGDHLLLASTDMLVEGIHFTLETATPFEIGYKAVAVNISDIAAMGGIPLEILISVGLYPDQEVEFVDELYRGMKTCCRLYGVNIIGGDTVASPRAVIVNVAILGRVEAGAVLYRSTARPGDVILVTGDLGASAAGLDILLNPKPVDAEVAARLRKRHFRPTPRVEETRAAVEAGGLTAADDISDGLAREIKEIASASGVGALLYGEQIPISPDVREAAAAYGKDPLDYALFGGEDFELLWTCRPEAVEEIRRAVAARCGTPVTVIGEIVPAAEGVNLRYQGCRRPLLKGGYTHFAQP from the coding sequence TTGCGCCGGCCCTTTTCTTATGGCAATATAGGAGGGGAAGTCTGCCAAAAGGAAAGGGCGTTATCGTTGCGCCTCAAAGACCTGGGCGAATTCGGCCTCATCCAACGCATCCAAGAAGGCTGCCTCGTAAAGCCGGAGCGCGTCCTGCAGGGCATCGGCGACGACGCCGCCGTTCTCCACGCCGGGGGAGACCATCTCCTCCTGGCCTCCACCGATATGCTGGTAGAGGGCATCCACTTCACCCTGGAAACCGCCACCCCCTTCGAAATCGGCTATAAAGCGGTGGCGGTGAACATCAGCGACATCGCCGCCATGGGGGGCATTCCCCTGGAAATCTTAATATCGGTGGGATTGTACCCCGACCAGGAAGTGGAATTCGTCGACGAACTGTACCGGGGTATGAAGACTTGCTGCCGCCTCTACGGCGTCAACATCATCGGCGGGGACACCGTTGCCTCTCCCCGCGCCGTAATCGTCAACGTAGCCATTCTAGGCCGGGTGGAAGCCGGGGCCGTCCTGTACCGGTCCACCGCCCGTCCCGGAGACGTGATCCTGGTTACCGGCGACCTGGGAGCCTCGGCCGCGGGCCTCGACATCCTCCTGAACCCCAAACCCGTGGACGCGGAAGTGGCCGCCCGCCTGCGGAAGCGCCATTTCCGGCCCACCCCCCGCGTGGAAGAAACCCGGGCCGCGGTGGAGGCCGGGGGACTGACGGCCGCCGACGACATCAGCGACGGCCTGGCCAGGGAAATAAAGGAGATCGCCTCGGCCTCCGGCGTGGGCGCCCTCCTGTACGGCGAACAGATCCCCATATCCCCGGACGTGCGGGAAGCGGCGGCCGCCTACGGGAAGGACCCATTGGACTACGCCCTCTTCGGCGGCGAGGATTTCGAGCTACTCTGGACCTGCCGGCCGGAAGCCGTGGAGGAAATCCGCCGGGCCGTAGCCGCCCGCTGCGGCACTCCGGTCACCGTAATAGGAGAAATCGTCCCGGCGGCGGAGGGTGTAAACCTCCGGTATCAGGGCTGCCGCCGTCCTCTTCTGAAGGGGGGCTACACCCACTTCGCCCAGCCTTAA
- a CDS encoding helicase C-terminal domain-containing protein, whose amino-acid sequence MIAPSYVVLDLETTGLDPDRDRILEIAALRFEGGVLVEEFSTLVNPGIPVPPPIRRLTGIDDDMVTAAPSLDEVLPGLLSLLRGAAVFAHNSSFDLAFLERAVGLPWPEPALDTLELSRILFPCLPSHKLGFLAGHFGLHVEPCHRALADARAAAGLLEILWEETLRLPPHLLHRLQFLAPPPLSLWFKAAGERQAHRAPAEEAAAAHQGLFAPPGGASAPVPFSPDLLAEHLAPGGTLSSRLPGYEYRPEQEKVLRTVASALAESRHAVVEAGTGTGKSLAYLIPAVYWARHNQCRVAVATHTISLQEQLWHKDIPLLQEVLPVPFRAALLKGRNNYLCRRRLRELEENLATGGPAERLFLMRLLRWLHLTSTGDWGELKITPEEEAWRNMLSSDNETCLGSSCPFASGACFVTAARRRAEEADILILNHSLLLSDLCMDNQVLPSFAHVIIDEAHHLEETATDHLATSCSQAGLLSFFRRLEGSDRFPGFLHQLALLAAKLPPERRDDLGRRVERALSAASAAREAVGAFFDALRSWWEGLRIPAQEPQLRLTARVKEHPLWENVLAAADVVDETWARLGQSLEKLAPLLDGIGAAEKAREAEKLAAALKKQWQALSLILDEEGRGSVAWIEKSTGGSLTLYSAPVEVGPILQEILFKPLKSVILTSATLRVDGSFDFYCRRTGLDLLPPEKLCTSAFESPFNYRNQALICAATDLPNPGKLTDEEYAEATAQAIAEVSLAAGGRTLILCSSHRFLRAAYEAVGRALAGTPFVILGQGLDGNRFQLLEEFARYPQVVLLGASSFWEGIDLPGELLRCVVIPRLPFPAPNVPVLAARLENLAAEGLNPFTALSLPLAVIRFRQGFGRLIRRSSDRGAVVVLDPRLAGQPYGASFLKSLPPVRVQQGPMAHLLRYLSAFFNF is encoded by the coding sequence ATGATAGCCCCCAGCTACGTAGTGTTGGACTTGGAGACCACCGGTCTGGATCCCGACCGGGACCGCATACTGGAGATCGCCGCCCTGCGCTTTGAAGGAGGGGTGCTGGTGGAGGAATTCAGCACCCTGGTCAACCCCGGCATCCCCGTTCCGCCCCCCATCCGGCGTCTGACCGGCATCGACGACGACATGGTTACCGCCGCCCCCTCCTTAGACGAGGTCCTGCCCGGTTTGCTCTCCCTCCTCCGGGGCGCCGCCGTCTTCGCCCACAACAGCTCCTTTGACCTGGCCTTCCTGGAGCGGGCCGTGGGCCTTCCCTGGCCGGAGCCCGCCCTGGACACCCTGGAGCTCAGCCGCATCCTATTTCCCTGCCTGCCCTCCCACAAGCTGGGCTTCCTGGCCGGCCATTTCGGCCTCCACGTGGAGCCCTGCCACCGGGCCCTGGCCGACGCCCGTGCGGCGGCCGGACTCCTGGAGATCCTGTGGGAGGAAACCCTGCGGCTGCCCCCGCACCTTCTGCACCGCCTGCAGTTCCTGGCCCCGCCGCCCCTCAGCCTTTGGTTCAAGGCGGCCGGCGAGCGGCAGGCCCACCGCGCCCCGGCGGAAGAGGCCGCCGCGGCCCACCAGGGTCTTTTCGCCCCGCCCGGAGGGGCCAGTGCTCCCGTACCCTTTTCCCCGGACCTCCTGGCGGAGCACCTGGCTCCCGGCGGCACCTTGTCGTCCCGCCTGCCCGGGTACGAGTACAGGCCGGAGCAGGAAAAAGTACTGCGTACGGTTGCCTCGGCCCTGGCCGAAAGCCGGCATGCCGTAGTGGAAGCGGGTACCGGCACCGGCAAATCCCTGGCCTACCTAATCCCGGCCGTCTACTGGGCCCGCCACAACCAATGCCGCGTGGCCGTAGCCACCCACACCATCAGCCTGCAGGAACAACTATGGCACAAGGACATACCCCTCCTGCAGGAAGTCCTACCCGTGCCATTCAGGGCGGCTCTCCTCAAGGGCCGCAACAACTACCTCTGCCGGCGGCGCCTGCGCGAGCTGGAAGAAAACCTGGCCACCGGGGGCCCTGCCGAAAGGCTCTTCCTCATGCGCCTCCTGCGGTGGCTGCACCTTACCTCCACCGGGGACTGGGGCGAATTGAAAATAACGCCCGAAGAAGAAGCCTGGAGGAACATGCTATCCTCGGACAACGAAACCTGCCTGGGCTCCTCATGCCCCTTTGCCTCCGGCGCCTGCTTCGTCACCGCAGCCCGGCGCCGGGCCGAAGAGGCCGATATCCTCATCCTCAACCACTCCCTGCTACTGAGCGACCTTTGCATGGACAACCAGGTGCTGCCCTCCTTCGCCCACGTTATCATCGACGAGGCCCACCACCTGGAAGAAACCGCCACCGACCACCTGGCCACCAGCTGCAGCCAGGCCGGCCTCCTTTCCTTTTTCCGCCGCCTGGAGGGGAGCGATCGCTTTCCAGGCTTCCTCCACCAGCTTGCCCTGCTGGCCGCAAAGCTCCCGCCCGAAAGGCGGGACGACCTGGGCCGCCGGGTGGAACGGGCCCTGTCCGCCGCCTCCGCGGCCCGGGAGGCCGTCGGGGCGTTTTTCGACGCCCTCCGCTCCTGGTGGGAGGGACTTAGAATTCCCGCCCAGGAACCCCAGCTACGCCTTACCGCCAGGGTAAAGGAACACCCCCTGTGGGAAAACGTGCTGGCCGCGGCGGATGTGGTGGACGAAACCTGGGCCCGTCTGGGGCAGAGCCTGGAAAAGCTGGCTCCCCTCCTGGACGGGATCGGGGCCGCGGAAAAGGCCCGGGAGGCCGAAAAACTGGCCGCCGCCCTCAAAAAACAGTGGCAGGCCTTAAGCCTCATCCTCGACGAAGAGGGCCGGGGCAGCGTAGCCTGGATCGAAAAAAGCACCGGCGGCTCCCTGACCCTGTACAGCGCACCCGTGGAAGTGGGGCCCATCCTCCAGGAAATTCTGTTTAAGCCCTTAAAGAGCGTCATCCTGACTTCGGCCACCCTCCGGGTGGACGGCAGCTTCGACTTCTACTGCCGGCGCACCGGCCTGGACCTCCTGCCGCCGGAAAAACTCTGCACCTCGGCCTTCGAATCTCCCTTCAACTACAGGAACCAGGCTTTAATCTGCGCCGCCACCGACCTGCCCAATCCCGGTAAACTCACCGACGAGGAATACGCCGAAGCCACGGCCCAGGCCATAGCCGAAGTCTCCCTGGCGGCCGGGGGCCGCACCCTCATCCTCTGCAGCTCCCACCGCTTCCTGAGGGCGGCCTATGAAGCCGTGGGCCGGGCCCTCGCCGGCACTCCCTTTGTCATCCTGGGCCAGGGCCTGGACGGCAACCGCTTCCAGCTCCTGGAGGAATTCGCCCGCTACCCCCAGGTCGTACTCCTGGGGGCCAGTAGCTTCTGGGAAGGGATCGACCTGCCGGGCGAGCTACTCCGCTGCGTCGTCATCCCCCGCCTGCCCTTCCCGGCGCCCAACGTGCCCGTGCTGGCCGCCCGCCTGGAAAACCTGGCGGCCGAAGGTCTCAATCCCTTCACCGCCCTGAGCCTCCCCCTGGCCGTCATCCGCTTCCGCCAGGGTTTTGGCCGCCTCATACGCAGATCTTCTGACCGGGGAGCCGTCGTCGTCCTCGATCCCCGGTTGGCGGGCCAACCGTACGGCGCCTCTTTCCTCAAGTCCCTGCCTCCGGTCCGGGTCCAGCAGGGGCCCATGGCCCACCTCCTCCGATATCTCTCCGCCTTCTTCAACTTTTAA
- a CDS encoding TIGR04086 family membrane protein: MRHLMVGLLHALGAALGIALVLGVVLYATPLSEVRLPLLAAVGGALAVFWGALKASHMVGSAGLWHGLGVGMLFSLVVLLLSWTGAPPGLAAWGEKLGLSLLAGALGGIAGVAGR; encoded by the coding sequence TTGCGTCACCTCATGGTCGGCCTGTTGCACGCTTTAGGGGCGGCTCTGGGGATAGCACTGGTCCTGGGAGTTGTCCTTTACGCTACTCCCCTTTCCGAGGTCAGGCTGCCGCTGCTGGCGGCGGTGGGCGGGGCCCTGGCCGTGTTTTGGGGAGCTCTTAAGGCTTCGCACATGGTCGGCAGCGCCGGTCTCTGGCATGGATTGGGGGTGGGAATGCTTTTTTCCCTGGTGGTGCTCCTTTTGAGCTGGACAGGCGCTCCCCCCGGGTTGGCGGCCTGGGGCGAGAAGCTGGGCCTCTCCCTCCTGGCCGGCGCCCTGGGGGGCATTGCCGGGGTAGCGGGACGGTAG
- a CDS encoding Fur family transcriptional regulator produces the protein MEEHLQEIYKKLHDKDYKITPQRRVILKAFLNNAREHLSAEEVYNIVKGQYPDIGLATVYRTLDLLVDLDILQRINFGDGRARYEFSHRDEHHHHHLICVNCGRVEEFDHDLLEFLEALVTEKTGFRITDHQLKFYGYCRECRGEADKGK, from the coding sequence GTGGAAGAACATCTCCAGGAGATCTACAAAAAGCTCCACGACAAGGATTACAAAATAACCCCCCAGAGGCGCGTGATCCTCAAGGCCTTCTTAAACAACGCCCGGGAGCACCTGAGCGCCGAAGAGGTCTACAACATTGTCAAGGGACAGTATCCCGACATAGGCCTGGCCACCGTATACCGCACTCTGGATCTCCTGGTGGACCTGGACATCCTGCAGCGCATAAACTTCGGCGACGGCCGGGCGCGGTATGAATTCAGCCACCGGGACGAACACCATCACCACCATTTGATCTGCGTCAACTGCGGCCGGGTGGAAGAATTCGATCACGACCTTCTGGAATTCCTGGAAGCCCTTGTCACCGAGAAGACCGGCTTTCGGATCACCGACCACCAGCTAAAGTTCTACGGCTACTGCCGGGAATGTCGAGGAGAGGCGGATAAGGGCAAGTAA
- a CDS encoding tetratricopeptide repeat protein — protein sequence MPVPALHPFASKYPRKGALRSLKEGAEGLLEKGLYRQAAEAYRRYLERRPRDASAWHNLGYCYLQMGRNDLALEACQQAAQLAPRDPAAAFNAGIAAQRLGKWPEAHRFFTRALRYNKEDPAAWNNAGVCLFHLGRPEEALACYRRALALDPSAGEFWLNLGQALAALGRWTEAVDCCEQALKVCPSDASVYVEIGDLLVRLGKEALALTYYRRALTLDPGSERAGLGYAETLDRLGHCREALDFLDELLKQFPRSIPAWELKGRLYTQLDLEEEAVYCYNKALGLIRETEAV from the coding sequence TTGCCCGTTCCTGCCTTGCATCCTTTTGCCTCCAAGTATCCCCGCAAGGGAGCCCTCCGTTCCCTTAAAGAGGGGGCCGAGGGCCTGCTGGAGAAAGGCCTCTACCGGCAGGCGGCCGAGGCCTACCGCCGCTATCTGGAGCGGCGGCCGCGGGACGCCTCCGCCTGGCACAACCTCGGCTACTGCTACCTGCAGATGGGCCGCAACGACCTCGCGCTGGAGGCCTGCCAGCAGGCGGCCCAACTGGCCCCACGGGACCCAGCGGCGGCCTTCAACGCCGGCATCGCCGCCCAGCGCCTCGGGAAGTGGCCCGAGGCCCACCGCTTCTTCACCCGGGCTCTCCGGTACAACAAAGAGGATCCTGCGGCCTGGAACAATGCAGGGGTATGCCTCTTCCACCTGGGCAGGCCGGAAGAAGCCCTGGCCTGCTACCGGCGGGCTCTGGCCCTGGACCCCTCAGCCGGGGAGTTCTGGCTGAACCTGGGCCAGGCCCTGGCGGCTCTGGGCCGGTGGACCGAGGCCGTGGACTGCTGCGAGCAGGCCCTAAAGGTCTGCCCGTCCGACGCCAGCGTATACGTGGAAATCGGAGATCTGCTGGTCCGCCTGGGAAAGGAAGCCCTGGCCCTGACTTACTACCGCCGGGCCCTAACCCTGGACCCCGGCAGCGAAAGGGCCGGCCTCGGCTACGCCGAGACTTTGGACCGGCTGGGCCATTGCCGGGAAGCCCTGGATTTCCTGGACGAGCTCCTTAAGCAGTTTCCCCGGAGCATCCCGGCCTGGGAGTTAAAGGGCCGCCTTTACACTCAACTAGACCTGGAAGAAGAGGCGGTATATTGCTATAATAAGGCCTTGGGTTTAATCCGTGAAACCGAGGCCGTCTAG
- a CDS encoding YpmA family protein: protein MRLLASKAVPSHESLYQIVDFLNKNLKEYRLMFGLAKDRENGEVMIISVYEV, encoded by the coding sequence ATGCGGCTCCTGGCCTCCAAGGCCGTTCCCTCTCACGAAAGCCTTTACCAGATCGTCGATTTTCTCAACAAGAACCTCAAGGAATACCGCCTGATGTTCGGCCTCGCCAAGGACAGGGAGAACGGCGAGGTCATGATCATCTCCGTCTACGAGGTGTAA